In a genomic window of Piliocolobus tephrosceles isolate RC106 chromosome 1, ASM277652v3, whole genome shotgun sequence:
- the GPR88 gene encoding probable G-protein coupled receptor 88, which produces MTNSSSTSTSSTTGGSLLLLCEEEESWAGRRIPVSLLYSGLAIGGTLANGMVIYLVSSFRKLQTTSNAFIVNGCAADLSVCALWMPQEAVLGLLPAGSAEPPADWDGAGGSYRLLRGGLLGLGLTVSLLSHCLVALNRYLLITRAPATYQALYQRRHTAGMLALSWALALGLVLLLPPWAPRPGATPPRVHYPALLAAAALLAQTALLLHCYLGIVRRVRVSVKRVSVLNFHLLHQLPGCAAAAAAFPGAQHAPGPGGAAHPAQAQPLPPALHPRRAQRRLSGLSVLLLCCVFLLATQPLVWVSLASGFSLPVPWGVQAASWLLCCALSALNPLLYTWRNEEFRRSVRSVLPGVGDAAAAAVAATAVTAVSQAQLGTRAAGQHW; this is translated from the coding sequence ATGACCAACTCCTCCTCCAcatccacctcctccaccaccGGGGGCTCGCTGCTGCTGCTCTGCGAGGAAGAGGAGTCGTGGGCGGGCCGGCGCATCCCGGTGTCACTCCTGTATTCGGGCCTGGCCATCGGGGGCACGCTGGCCAACGGCATGGTCATCTATCTCGTGTCGTCCTTCCGAAAGCTGCAGACCACCAGCAACGCCTTCATCGTGAACGGCTGCGCCGCCGACCTCAGCGTCTGCGCCCTCTGGATGCCGCAAGAGGCGGTGCTCGGGCTCCTGCCCGCCGGCTCTGCGGAGCCCCCCGCGGACTGGGACGGCGCTGGGGGCAGCTACCGCTTGCTACGGGGTGGGCTGCTGGGCCTCGGACTCACAGTGTCCCTCCTCTCCCATTGCCTCGTGGCCCTGAACCGCTACCTGCTCATCAcccgggcgcccgccacctaccAGGCGCTGTACCAGAGGCGCCACACGGCGGGCATGCTCGCGCTGTCCTGGGCGCTCGCCCTGGGCCTCGTGCTGCTGCTCCCGCCCTGGGCACCGCGGCCCGGCGCCACGCCACCGCGCGTCCACTACCCGGCGCTGCTGGCCGCCGCGGCTCTGCTGGCGCAGACGGCGCTGCTGCTGCACTGCTACCTGGGCATCGTGCGCCGCGTGCGTGTCAGCGTCAAGCGGGTCAGCGTGCTCAACTTCCACCTGCTGCACCAGTTGCCCGGCTGcgccgccgcggccgccgcctTTCCGGGCGCCCAGCACGCGCCGGGCCCCGGTGGCGCCGCGCACCCGGCGcaggcccagcccctgccccccgCGCTGCACCCGCGGCGGGCACAGCGGCGTCTCAGCGGCCTGTCGGTGCTGCTGCTCTGCTGCGTCTTCCTGCTGGCCACGCAGCCGCTGGTGTGGGTGAGCCTGGCCAGCGGCTTCTCGCTGCCGGTGCCCTGGGGAGTGCAGGCGGCCAGCTGGCTCCTGTGCTGCGCCCTGTCAGCGCTCAACCCCCTGCTCTACACGTGGAGGAACGAGGAGTTCCGCCGCTCCGTGCGCTCAGTCCTGCCGGGCGTCGGCGACGCGGCAGCCGCTGCGGTTGCCGCCACGGCCGTGACCGCAGTGTCCCAGGCGCAACTGGGCACCCGCGCCGCGGGCCAGCACTGGTAA